In Luteipulveratus mongoliensis, the DNA window CGATCGAGGGCCAGCGGGTCTGCCGTCAGTGGACGGCACGGCGGGTCTTCGAGCAGCCGGATCTCAGCCAGGCGTTCCAGGCTTACACCGACACCCGGTCGGGCACATATTGGTGCACCGCCGTGGTCGACCGCACTCCCGAGGGACTCTTCTCGGTCAATGTCGGGGTGCCCTACCAGTCGGTGAAGTGGATGCGCGGTCGCGAGACCACCCATCGGTCGAAGTCACGTTGCCCCGACCCGACCTGCTGCATGCAGCCGCCCGCCGACCTCTCGTCGCGCTGGGGCGGCCACGCCTGGCCGAGCGCCCGCGCCCACTCCCACCTGCTGGCGGCGATGCCGCCCGGAGTCTTCCCGGGCGTGGACGACACCGAGGTCTATACGTTCCTGGAGCGCCACGCGCCGACGGACTAGACCGGCGGCAACCTTCTGAGCCTCTGCGCCGTAGTTGACGGTGACGGACTCGAGGAGGCCACCAATGCGTACTGCCCTGATCGGTACGACCATCGCCGGACTGCTGCTCGGCGCGACCGCCTGCGGTGGGGACCCGGCGAAAGCACCACCGGCACCGCAGCCTTCCCAGATCAAGGCGGCCGTGGTTCGGGCGAAGGCCCCGACGAGCACGCCTGCTGGGTCGATGCTGAGCACCCTCGGTGCGCGAATGTTGTTGTCCACGAAGGACATTGGCGCCCACGAGAACGGGTCTGTCAGCCCCTACTCGATCTACTCCGCGCTCGCCATGACGAGGGCCGGCGCCAGAGGGACCAGCGCGCAGGAGCTCGATCGAGTGCTCGGCTCGAGTGAACCTCAGCAAGCGGCGGCCATCACGGCGATCGACGCCCAGCTGGCCAAGCGAAGCGGGATCACTCTCAGCACGGCGAACGGTCTGTGGCCCGAGCGGACACTGCAGGTACGCCAGCCGTTCCTCGACCGACTGGCCTCCGGCTTCGGCGCGGGTGTCTACCCCGTCGACTATCTGCATGACCATCAGGGAGCGCGAAAGTCGATCAACCAGTGGGTGTCAGGCAAGACCCACAAGCTGATCCCGGAGCTGCTGCCAGCGGACTTCGTCTCGGAGGGCACGAGGTTGGTGCTCGTCAACGCGCTGTATCTCAAGGGCAGCTGGTCGACGCAGATGACTCCGATGTCCGACCCGCAGCCATTCATGACGGCGGGTGGCCGGTCGACCCCGACGACCATGATGTCCGCAACCTCCGCCTATCCGACGGCAGCCGGGTCCGGCTGGCGCTCGGTCTCGATGCCGTTGAAGGACAAGCGATTTGCGATGACCCTGATCGTGCCGGACAA includes these proteins:
- a CDS encoding serpin family protein; this encodes MRTALIGTTIAGLLLGATACGGDPAKAPPAPQPSQIKAAVVRAKAPTSTPAGSMLSTLGARMLLSTKDIGAHENGSVSPYSIYSALAMTRAGARGTSAQELDRVLGSSEPQQAAAITAIDAQLAKRSGITLSTANGLWPERTLQVRQPFLDRLASGFGAGVYPVDYLHDHQGARKSINQWVSGKTHKLIPELLPADFVSEGTRLVLVNALYLKGSWSTQMTPMSDPQPFMTAGGRSTPTTMMSATSAYPTAAGSGWRSVSMPLKDKRFAMTLIVPDKGRYDSIRSQLGAVVPRALATRSAGSVELSVPSFSVRTAADLKPTLEGFGVHELFDSNRADLSGMAGEPGDLFVSGVVHQSVVKATPGGVEAAAATAAGMAVGSAPQIDRKITVDRAFFFVIHDTATRAPLFLGQVADPSVPTG